aattaaatacatTACCTACAATATCATctcattgaaaataattatgCTCGTATCATATATCAACGAAATCATTACATTTCTCATTCatgtaagtaaattttttgCTATTCACcacaagtaaaaataattaagcaCATTTTAACactaattttacttatttaaaattctCTTATCACTGAGAGAGCTCACTAGCTctcaaataaaacaataaaaaaaattattataaaaaactcGATGAAATTACTCATTAActcaataaaacatatttaaagatTATCCTACTTAATAAAATCTCGCTCATGactatttaaattgtaattaagtgaaatgaaaaaaatgtctCAATTAAGAATGAATTCATTCAACAACACTATATTTGTCCCACGAATAAGCTACATTGAACTATCAAACTTttgattaaatgaattttactcgaaaaaacaatttattaagaTATGACAACACTTAAAATATTCGtagtaatatttcttttaaaaaatattgtaatccgtaaaaaaaattatcttcaagcactattataataaaacaaaatttcagttagttaaaaaaaatagttaaaaataccTGTGAAACATATCATGCAATAGAACAAACTGTtacatatgtttatttttttaattaaaaatagtataaatgttaataaaaaacatataaataaaaaataaataactatttcaACCCGAGAGTTGTTCAAAATGGTTGTGAAGTTACCCTGTGGAGAAAATGAAAGGGATAATTATTAAACACTTTTATGAAGCAACagtaacaatatattttttttatcataattgtTAAAGTTCTTTTTGATGAAGCCTTTTCAATACCATAAATTTTGCGGCTGTTATTGAGAGAGAGAACAAGTTGCAAGAGGGTTGAAATGAAAAAGGTTGGTTGGAAATTGTCTGATCTTGGAAATTCTGGGAGACAAGTTTGAAAGTTGCATTGCATTATTTTGCTATTTCGTACAAATGCAGAAGCTGGACCCACTCACACTGCTGCACAAATTGACTACCACCACCGTCACCTATCCATTCTCATGCATTTATTTTACTCATCAAACCTCGGCACTTCACACTTATtttcaacctttttttttcttcttaattacaaatattatttcaataaaatatcatgtttcaaaaaatttaatcagTTTGTGTAAACAATAAAACTAAACACacaaaatgtaattaattttttttcactcaaaataaatataaaaaaagtcaatTTGGTTAATTATGGTTCTTTCTTTCCTTATTCTATGTTCCATGTCTTGTTTGTTTCTTTGTCCCTTTGTTCTTGTCTTTCTTATACAGAAAAAGCTCATCTGAGAAATACTATTTAAGTCATGGGCAAGCATGGTATGTACGGTATACGTGCGGTGATTATAGACTGAGTGACAACAGTTCTTATACTAAGGCATAAAATCTGTGTGAAGAGTTTTTTCAATAGAGAAACGTTTCAAAAATCTTTCAGTTTTGTTTGGAACCAGAGTCGTAGAGACACGAGTCCATATAGGAACTTGTGGACTTTGCTGATCGTGACTCTTTAGCAATGATAGACGGTGAATGGTTCGACAGATGAATAACCAAAAATGTGTTGCATGCTCATTggaataaaatataactattttttatattcacgcatggtatttttaatttttctctttaacAAGAGGAATTTATCTTTTACCTTATTTGTAGGACCAACCTTTTTATTTCTGATTCCAATTTAATCAAACGCTCTCCAAATAGGAGGAGATATTTTCTACTCGTATAAAACTCGACATGAGATAATAGAAtaacatccaaatataatttaatccctaaatttaaaaaataatagatataatcTTAATAATCCGATTATGATAAACTTTTTATCCAATAAACTACTTTTCATATCGagatttgaattatttgaatatcagtctaaaatattatttaattttagtacttctaaattaagaatatacattcattattattttttttcagtttataaacgtaaatatattaaaatttaagatagaTAGAAACATGTTAGTAAGTACAATCATATTTATCTCTATTATCGTTTAGTATAAAGTAACTCTTTCATATGACAAATTTATCAAAACATCATTTCTCAAAAATAAGATTACAGTGGCCATCTGGCCATATCTACATTTTGACGACAGCATGAGCACACTTgctagagaaaagaaaaaagtgagaagacatttatacatataaatattgcAAAGATAGATTCTAATGCATTATACATGTAACTTTATTCTATAGTTTTCTGATTGCCAAAAGAGTTTGGCTGATTAACCCCGTCACAAAAATTCCGGGCGTGGCAAGAAGACCGGACCGTTTTGTTGCGCAGATGCAACTGATTAAGTCTGTGTCTGTTTTCCGTCCGAGGAGATAACAAACACACACTCAGTTTTTCCCAGTTTTCTACCGGTGAACTCCTCCATCACCGGCTGAATCAAAGTTCCCTCCGAAAGACGTGACCAAAGCAGAGAGACCACCCCTGCTTGCTCCGCCACCGATGCTAAGACCGAGAAGATCACGGGTCATTGGCTGGCCCACAAATGGGGTAGAAGGGCCCATCATCACATCACTCCCACAGGGAAGCCCAAGCCCGAGGTTATCCACCACGGGCTGATTCTCTTGCTTTACTTGGCCGTTCCATTGTGCTGTTGTGGTTGCACTAATGTTAAAAACCTCGTCTTTCCCCAAGGATGACGGTGATGTCGTTGCTAAGCCTAAGCCACGGAGAAGGGAAGCACTGGAAGCACCCATTTGAGCTGCTTTTTGGAGCAATGCAGTGGCAGATAGTGCAGGCTGAGGAGATGCTGCGAAGTGGGAAGGGTCGTTGTTGGAGAGATAGAGTGGTGAGGAGAGGGAGAGGGATGTGGTTTCCCTCATATTGGTGATGGCGTTAGGGCTATCGGAGCGAGCCAAATTTGACATGAGGTTGAAGAATAAGGAAGTTGATGGTGACGGTGATTGAGAATGTGAATGAGTTGTTATTGTGGACGGTGCCAATACACTTGCAAATACAGTAGTGGAAGAACTGGAACTGGAAGGGGTGCTGCTTGTCCCGAAGCAGGTTGCTTTTGGAGACATCGGTGACAGCTTCCTTGGGTTTTCTGGAATTTCTAGTGCCAATGACCAAAAAAGGTAAACAAGGGTAAATAGTTGAGGACACAAAAACGAGGAAAAggaattaaaacaaaagtaGCAAAAACAGAGttcaaacttaaaaagaaaagtaagcTTTTAAGGTTTTAAATGATTATAGATAATTATATAGTGAGGGAGTTAAAAAGCTTGAAATTGAATATGCATGGAGCAAAAAGTGAAGCAATTATAGAGTTCTACCGCTTCCACGTTTTAATGTtcttttttgttgttggaaaGATGCAGCTATGGTGCCTGGTTACTAAATTTTATCATGGAACTTGTTGGCACATGTGTATCACGAAGGAGAGTACCCACagtaacattatttttttttcatatgaaattAAAGTTAATAAGGATAATTTCGAAAGAAATCATGGGTTAAAAAACACGTTTGATTTCTATTAAATCTAAAACATAATTGTTTAGCTaacgaaataaaaaaaatatggaatttgtgaagaaatattaattagaGTAGATCCCATCCTTATCTCTTCTGCAGACCCATCCTACCGACCCTTTGCTGGGATTGGCACTATCCACTACAGCTAGACTTGTCGTTTGTCCAACAaacagaagaaaacaaaaatgtcaaaaaaaaaactgcatCTGTACGACGAGACAAAAAACTCATCCTCCCAATTCAAATCATGCCGGCCTCATGCTTAAAACTTATAAGctacattattatatatatttatcttaaatatttCCAGTTAAAAAGTTGACGAGAGTCTGAAAATGTTTCTGAAAAGTTCACAAAGGTTGAACCTACGAAAAACAGAAAGCGAAATACTTAGCAGCACAACTACGTACCTGAGCTCTGAATGGACAAGGTTGGAGACACCACAGACGCAGAGGGAGTAAGTGGAGGCGCAGGGGGCGAAGAACCCAAATCAGCGTTGCTAGTGCTAACATTCTGGGCCTGGGCCTGGTCTTGGACCTGGGTCCTGGCGCTCTCTTGCGCTAATACATCGCAAAATGCTCTGTGCGTGATGAAACTATCCCTCCTTCAAGAACATAAGCATTACTGTTAGTGACATTGAGTAGaggaaaattgaaataaaagtaGATAACAAAAGAGaagtgtttttcttttggttCTGATACCTAGAAAACAAGGTGCCGCAGTCGCAGCGGTACTCTCTGCTGCCACAAGTTTTTGTATGGGCTTTCCAGTCCGACTGTACAGCGTATTTCTTAGAGCAGCGTTCGCATTTCCACTTTTTCTCGCCGTGCTTTCTGCAGAAGTGCTTCTTGATGCCGGTGAGGTCGCCCAGCGCCCTGGTGGGGTTGTGGTGGACGCACGAAGGCTCGGGACACACGTACGCCTTCTTCCGCGGTTCCTTGCTCCCCCGCTGCCGCAGCTTCCACGGCAAGTTGTGACCGCGCCGGTGAAGCTGCAGGTTTTGATCGCGCTGGAACCCTTTGTTACAGATCTCGCAGACGAAACGGTTCGTGGCCAACAGTGTCTTCGGTGACAAAGCAATCACTTCAGCATCTGGatctgaaaaaatataaaataaaaacgcgCAAAATCCAAAACAAGGAATATTCATGAAGTCACTCAaactgaatatttttattatatgtataagACATGAAAATTATGGTTAAACAAATTGAAAGTAAATGAATAAGCATGAATATACCTGGCATTCCAGGGAGGTTTCGCTTCCGCTTGGGAGGTGGCAGAGGTTGTGGTTGTGCTGCGATTTCAGAAGCTGAAGAATGTGTGAATGGTGAAGGATTTTGAGGCTC
This Vigna angularis cultivar LongXiaoDou No.4 chromosome 4, ASM1680809v1, whole genome shotgun sequence DNA region includes the following protein-coding sequences:
- the LOC108342856 gene encoding zinc finger protein GAI-ASSOCIATED FACTOR 1, with the protein product MAEPQNPSPFTHSSASEIAAQPQPLPPPKRKRNLPGMPDPDAEVIALSPKTLLATNRFVCEICNKGFQRDQNLQLHRRGHNLPWKLRQRGSKEPRKKAYVCPEPSCVHHNPTRALGDLTGIKKHFCRKHGEKKWKCERCSKKYAVQSDWKAHTKTCGSREYRCDCGTLFSRRDSFITHRAFCDVLAQESARTQVQDQAQAQNVSTSNADLGSSPPAPPLTPSASVVSPTLSIQSSEIPENPRKLSPMSPKATCFGTSSTPSSSSSSTTVFASVLAPSTITTHSHSQSPSPSTSLFFNLMSNLARSDSPNAITNMRETTSLSLSSPLYLSNNDPSHFAASPQPALSATALLQKAAQMGASSASLLRGLGLATTSPSSLGKDEVFNISATTTAQWNGQVKQENQPVVDNLGLGLPCGSDVMMGPSTPFVGQPMTRDLLGLSIGGGASRGGLSALVTSFGGNFDSAGDGGVHR